A region of Allocoleopsis franciscana PCC 7113 DNA encodes the following proteins:
- a CDS encoding acyl carrier protein, translating to MQAAKSKIKNFLSQYFGNHQLQDDEDIFALGFVNSMFAMQLVLFLEKEFNVTIENEDLDFDNFRTIEAMNRLIQSKTNVAIGSI from the coding sequence ATGCAAGCAGCTAAATCTAAAATCAAAAATTTTCTTTCCCAGTATTTCGGCAATCATCAACTCCAAGATGATGAAGATATCTTTGCTCTAGGTTTTGTTAATTCGATGTTTGCCATGCAACTGGTTCTATTTCTAGAAAAAGAGTTTAATGTCACGATTGAAAACGAAGACCTCGATTTTGATAACTTTAGAACTATTGAAGCGATGAATCGGTTGATCCAATCTAAGACAAATGTAGCTATAGGCTCGATCTAG
- a CDS encoding 3-hydroxyacyl-CoA dehydrogenase family protein, whose amino-acid sequence MNIQTVGVVGAGVMGIGVAQNLAQTGHQVILVDISDKILEQAKQEISKNIRFQGFFNKSEKTENPKEVLQRIKFTTNYQFLESAEFVIENTTEKWNIKNQVYSQLDTICPKESVFAANTSAIPITRIASVTQRAPKVIGMHFMNPVPMKSMVETIRGYHTSEETIETAKKMLAQMGKECILVNDSPGFVSNRVLMLTINEAIFLLQDQVASASDVDRIFKTCFGHKMGPLETADLIGLDTILFSIEVLYESFNDSKYRPCPLLKKMVDAGLYGRKSGQGFYAYT is encoded by the coding sequence ATGAACATTCAAACAGTTGGTGTAGTCGGAGCTGGTGTTATGGGTATCGGGGTAGCACAAAACCTTGCCCAAACCGGACATCAAGTGATTCTTGTTGATATTTCCGATAAGATTTTGGAGCAGGCGAAACAGGAAATTAGTAAAAATATTCGTTTTCAAGGTTTTTTCAATAAAAGCGAGAAAACCGAAAATCCCAAAGAAGTCCTCCAGCGAATTAAATTTACAACTAATTATCAATTTCTAGAATCTGCGGAATTCGTTATTGAAAACACGACAGAAAAATGGAATATTAAAAACCAGGTTTACTCTCAACTTGATACCATTTGTCCTAAAGAATCAGTCTTTGCCGCCAATACATCTGCTATTCCCATTACTCGCATTGCTTCAGTAACTCAGCGTGCCCCTAAAGTCATTGGTATGCATTTCATGAATCCTGTACCAATGAAATCAATGGTGGAAACGATTCGCGGCTATCATACCTCTGAGGAAACTATTGAAACCGCAAAAAAAATGTTGGCTCAGATGGGCAAAGAATGCATCCTAGTCAATGATTCTCCCGGTTTTGTTTCTAATCGTGTACTGATGTTAACTATTAATGAAGCAATTTTTCTTTTGCAAGACCAAGTTGCTTCAGCCTCCGATGTAGATAGAATCTTCAAAACCTGCTTTGGTCACAAAATGGGACCTCTTGAAACCGCTGATTTAATCGGATTAGATACGATTCTCTTCTCTATTGAAGTTCTATACGAAAGCTTTAACGACAGTAAATATAGACCCTGCCCTTTGCTCAAGAAAATGGTAGATGCAGGGTTGTATGGTCGAAAAAGCGGGCAAGGTTTTTATGCTTATACCTGA
- a CDS encoding 3-oxoacyl-[acyl-carrier-protein] synthase III C-terminal domain-containing protein: MTSHSIGIRSLAVSFPSLIRTNDYWYEKFPELAVQAQPKRVRLPRTSQSTSNDDGIEIWSQEVAPYLNDPFRGNVERRVLSHDESPLTLEYRAAKEALEAANLHPEEVELAICASQQRFAIATSLFCEPIGLSNTSSLVRQLNLHCPAWNLESTCSSALVALQNARALVQTGEYRNVLVVVSQFGSNTVDDEDTLSWSMGDGAGAFVVSALKPNQGVLGTKIISTTATCGAYSHELVTDAQGVPRMRTRTGENASMLAETAVDFVRTCCKEAATAAGVSLEGIDFFAFNTPTAWYASVCTRALGIDPERTINLYPRYANIGPVLPIANLYHATRSGKLRENDLVLVYTNGAGATAGAMVMRWGDVALGAVPAPPISVTPEQEKIRLAGADSRSQENPPIHQTETLSREQLLAAEPEKRRQMLETYLIGWLTTTLQLPPNQFTPQQSFASLLDSLMALMFRSRIETDLQVQVPMESFFGDNTIAQLSEQLLNQLVLVNLIATEPIDAAKTHEEEREKLSL; the protein is encoded by the coding sequence GTGACGAGTCACTCCATTGGTATTCGTTCGCTTGCCGTAAGCTTTCCCAGTCTGATTCGTACCAATGATTATTGGTACGAGAAGTTTCCAGAGTTAGCGGTTCAAGCTCAACCAAAACGAGTTCGGTTGCCTAGAACCTCTCAATCCACCTCCAACGACGATGGAATTGAAATCTGGTCGCAAGAGGTAGCCCCGTATTTAAACGACCCGTTTCGAGGGAATGTCGAACGGCGAGTACTCAGTCATGATGAGTCGCCGCTGACACTGGAGTATCGGGCGGCAAAAGAGGCACTTGAGGCGGCAAACCTTCATCCTGAAGAAGTCGAATTGGCGATCTGCGCTTCGCAGCAGCGCTTCGCTATCGCCACCTCACTTTTCTGTGAACCCATCGGACTTAGTAATACCTCCTCCCTCGTCCGTCAACTCAACTTGCATTGTCCTGCCTGGAATCTGGAATCAACCTGTTCGAGTGCTTTGGTGGCACTGCAAAATGCCCGTGCCTTGGTGCAAACGGGAGAGTACCGCAATGTACTGGTGGTGGTTTCGCAATTTGGTTCTAACACGGTAGACGATGAAGACACGCTTTCTTGGTCGATGGGTGACGGCGCTGGAGCCTTTGTCGTGAGTGCGCTCAAACCCAATCAGGGAGTCCTCGGCACCAAAATCATCAGCACCACTGCCACCTGCGGCGCTTACTCCCACGAACTCGTAACGGATGCTCAAGGCGTGCCTCGAATGCGTACTCGAACGGGTGAGAACGCAAGTATGCTTGCTGAAACTGCCGTTGATTTCGTCCGCACTTGTTGCAAAGAAGCGGCAACAGCAGCAGGAGTGTCCCTTGAGGGCATCGACTTTTTTGCCTTCAATACGCCGACCGCCTGGTATGCTAGCGTCTGTACGCGGGCATTAGGCATCGATCCAGAACGTACCATCAATCTTTACCCCCGATACGCCAATATCGGACCAGTTCTTCCCATCGCCAACTTGTACCACGCGACGAGATCGGGCAAACTGCGTGAAAATGACCTGGTTCTCGTTTACACAAACGGTGCAGGTGCCACAGCAGGCGCAATGGTGATGCGTTGGGGTGATGTAGCGCTAGGAGCGGTTCCAGCTCCTCCCATTAGTGTTACACCGGAACAAGAGAAGATTCGTTTAGCAGGAGCAGACTCTCGTTCCCAAGAAAATCCTCCTATTCACCAAACGGAAACTCTTTCAAGAGAACAGCTTCTAGCTGCTGAACCAGAGAAAAGACGGCAGATGCTGGAAACTTACCTTATAGGATGGCTCACCACTACTTTACAGCTTCCCCCAAATCAATTCACGCCTCAGCAATCTTTTGCTTCATTACTGGACTCCTTGATGGCATTGATGTTTAGGAGCCGAATTGAAACCGACCTCCAGGTACAAGTGCCAATGGAGAGCTTCTTTGGAGACAACACCATTGCTCAACTATCAGAACAATTGCTTAATCAATTAGTGCTGGTCAATCTAATTGCAACAGAGCCAATTGATGCTGCTAAAACACATGAAGAAGAACGAGAGAAGTTGAGTCTGTAA
- a CDS encoding non-ribosomal peptide synthetase, giving the protein MDLHSLLTTLSNKGVKLSANGNSLEIDAPKGVITPELRNSLAEHKAEILKLLHQSNISVSSTALPTIVPAPELRYEPFPLTDMQHAFWIGRSGVFELGNVSNHGYYEIEGKDLNLERLNWALQRLIERHDMLRAVVLPDGQQQILKQVPPYPFEVLDLIGQDEAVVKAQLEAIRERMSHQVLPANQWPLFEFRATCLDGDSRRRARKGDSEALPPTADRVRLHISYDLLIFDAWSLFRLFEQWFQLYQNPEVALPPLELSFRDYALAEQRLQETQLYQRSRDYWLSRIDTLPPAPDLPLAKSPHQLKQYRSKRYESGLDRTQWQQLKQRAAQVGLTPSGVLLAAFAEIITVWSKSPQFTLNLALFNRLPLHPQVNEILGGFTSATLLAVDNSASESFSQRAIRLQKQLWQDLEHRYFNGVQAMRELARRKGTAISTIPVIFTSTLGFSSLGQETLTFSHFGELVYGISQASQAWMDVQVWEEKGTLTFNWDVVEELFPEDLIQDMFEAYCRFLQQLATSDSVWVETRRNLIPPAQLAQRDAINATDAPVPDTLLHELFTEQVQRRRNELAIISPERSLTYQELCDRSNQVAHRLRKLGATPNQLVAVVMEKGCEQIVAIMGILASGAAYVPIDPGLPEERFSYLLRNSEVNIVLTQSWLNEKLSWPQSVHRLCIDSEDLAEESNQPLEPVQTPEDLAYLIYTSGSTGVPKGVMINHRGAVNTIIDINQRFGVSPTDRVLALSSLSFDLSVYDIFGTLAAGGTIVIPKASFEREPSHWEELIVQHNITIWNSVPALMQMMVDYAQNNSEALASLRLVLLSGDWLPLTLPTQIKALVPDIQVISLGGATEASIWSILYPIQSVDPAWKSIPYGRPMTNQRFYVFNHALEPCPVWVPGQLYIGGMGLALGYWRQEAKTAASFITHPRTGERLYRTGDLGRFLPDGTIEFLGREDFQVKIGGYRIELGEIEAVLVQHPAVGKAVVTVAGEQPSHKRLVAYVVPHQEIPTDELRRFLRGKLPEYMLPSAFVFLEAFPLSANGKVDRRALPTPDAFLQELNVSYVPPKNEIEKTIAAVVQYVMQIEKVGVNDNFFDLGVNSLLIIKIYNKIREELPDEVQYISLIDLFNYSSIRALAKHLVFSQAPSLQQPDTNLEQKIQQGKTRLKQRFQKSRLTTR; this is encoded by the coding sequence ATGGATTTACATTCACTTTTAACCACCCTCTCCAACAAAGGCGTAAAACTTTCTGCTAATGGTAATTCACTAGAAATTGATGCGCCCAAAGGGGTAATCACTCCAGAACTGCGGAACTCTTTAGCAGAGCATAAAGCAGAGATTCTTAAGTTGCTGCACCAAAGCAATATAAGTGTCAGTTCTACTGCTCTACCAACTATTGTGCCAGCACCAGAGTTGCGCTACGAACCGTTTCCTCTGACGGATATGCAACATGCCTTCTGGATAGGCCGCAGTGGGGTATTTGAGTTAGGCAATGTGAGCAATCATGGTTACTACGAAATTGAGGGTAAGGACTTAAATCTGGAACGCTTGAACTGGGCGTTACAACGATTGATTGAGCGTCACGACATGCTGAGGGCTGTGGTGTTACCGGATGGTCAACAGCAGATTCTCAAGCAGGTGCCTCCTTACCCGTTCGAGGTTTTAGATTTAATAGGACAAGATGAGGCAGTTGTCAAGGCTCAGTTAGAGGCTATTCGGGAACGAATGTCTCATCAGGTGTTGCCTGCCAATCAGTGGCCTTTGTTTGAGTTTAGGGCAACGTGTTTGGATGGCGATAGCCGAAGGCGCGCCCGTAAGGGCGATAGCGAAGCGCTGCCGCCTACGGCAGATCGCGTTCGATTGCACATCAGCTACGACTTGCTAATTTTTGATGCCTGGAGTCTGTTTCGTCTATTTGAACAGTGGTTTCAACTGTATCAAAATCCTGAAGTTGCACTGCCACCGCTTGAACTTTCATTCCGGGATTATGCTTTAGCAGAGCAACGTTTACAAGAGACCCAACTGTATCAGCGATCGCGCGATTATTGGTTAAGCCGTATAGACACTCTTCCCCCAGCACCCGACTTACCCCTGGCTAAGAGTCCCCATCAACTTAAACAGTATCGCTCCAAGCGTTATGAGAGTGGCTTAGATCGCACTCAATGGCAGCAGTTAAAGCAACGTGCTGCTCAAGTTGGTTTGACACCTTCTGGCGTCTTACTTGCCGCTTTTGCCGAAATCATCACCGTTTGGAGCAAGAGTCCCCAATTTACTCTCAATCTTGCCCTGTTTAATCGGTTGCCCCTGCATCCCCAAGTCAATGAAATCTTGGGAGGCTTTACCTCTGCAACCCTCCTGGCAGTGGACAACTCAGCCTCTGAGTCGTTTAGCCAACGCGCCATCCGCCTCCAGAAACAACTATGGCAGGATTTAGAACACCGCTACTTTAATGGTGTGCAAGCGATGCGGGAACTAGCTCGCAGGAAAGGGACGGCTATCAGCACCATACCTGTCATCTTCACCAGTACTTTAGGCTTCAGTTCGCTAGGACAGGAAACCTTAACCTTCAGCCATTTTGGAGAGTTAGTCTATGGCATCAGCCAAGCATCTCAGGCGTGGATGGATGTTCAAGTATGGGAGGAAAAGGGAACGCTGACATTTAATTGGGATGTAGTCGAGGAACTCTTCCCTGAAGATTTAATTCAGGATATGTTCGAGGCGTATTGCCGCTTTCTCCAGCAGCTAGCTACCTCCGATTCAGTTTGGGTTGAGACAAGGCGAAATCTTATACCTCCGGCACAGTTAGCGCAACGGGATGCTATCAATGCTACTGACGCACCCGTTCCTGATACGCTGCTGCATGAGTTATTTACCGAACAAGTACAGCGTCGAAGAAATGAGCTGGCTATCATTTCGCCGGAGCGTAGCCTAACCTATCAGGAATTATGCGATCGCTCCAATCAAGTTGCTCATCGACTGCGGAAATTGGGGGCAACTCCCAACCAACTGGTAGCCGTAGTGATGGAAAAGGGATGCGAGCAAATTGTTGCAATTATGGGCATTTTAGCCTCTGGTGCTGCCTATGTCCCCATCGATCCCGGACTCCCTGAAGAACGTTTTTCGTACCTGCTAAGAAACAGTGAAGTTAATATTGTTCTCACTCAATCTTGGCTCAATGAGAAACTGTCTTGGCCTCAGTCAGTTCATCGGTTGTGTATAGACAGTGAAGACTTAGCAGAAGAAAGTAACCAGCCTTTAGAGCCAGTCCAGACACCAGAGGATTTAGCTTACCTCATCTACACCTCCGGTTCTACAGGTGTTCCCAAAGGGGTGATGATTAACCATCGGGGTGCCGTCAACACCATTATTGATATCAATCAGCGCTTTGGCGTGAGTCCAACTGACCGCGTGTTGGCGCTCTCTTCCCTCAGTTTTGACCTGTCGGTTTACGATATTTTCGGCACGCTAGCAGCAGGGGGAACGATTGTCATCCCCAAAGCATCCTTTGAGCGGGAACCGAGCCACTGGGAAGAGTTGATAGTACAGCACAACATCACTATCTGGAACTCGGTGCCAGCTTTAATGCAGATGATGGTGGACTATGCCCAGAATAACTCTGAAGCTTTAGCCAGTCTGCGGTTGGTCTTGTTGAGCGGAGATTGGCTCCCCCTAACTTTACCGACTCAAATTAAAGCCCTTGTCCCGGATATTCAAGTGATTAGTTTGGGGGGTGCTACTGAGGCGTCTATCTGGTCTATTCTCTATCCGATTCAATCGGTTGACCCAGCTTGGAAGAGTATTCCCTATGGTCGTCCGATGACAAATCAGCGTTTCTATGTATTCAATCATGCGCTAGAACCCTGTCCTGTTTGGGTTCCAGGGCAGCTTTACATCGGAGGCATGGGGCTGGCGTTGGGTTACTGGCGGCAAGAAGCTAAAACGGCGGCTAGTTTTATTACCCATCCTCGTACAGGTGAGCGATTGTACCGGACAGGTGATTTGGGTCGTTTTCTTCCCGATGGAACGATTGAATTTCTGGGTCGAGAAGATTTTCAAGTCAAGATTGGTGGATACCGCATTGAGTTAGGAGAAATTGAAGCGGTGCTGGTGCAGCATCCTGCTGTGGGTAAAGCAGTCGTTACTGTAGCGGGTGAACAGCCCAGCCATAAGCGGCTGGTCGCTTATGTGGTTCCCCACCAGGAAATTCCCACAGATGAATTGCGTCGTTTTCTGCGCGGGAAGCTGCCTGAGTATATGCTGCCATCAGCCTTTGTCTTTCTAGAGGCTTTTCCACTGTCAGCAAATGGTAAAGTAGACCGCCGTGCGCTTCCTACTCCAGACGCTTTTCTTCAGGAATTAAACGTTTCTTATGTACCCCCAAAAAATGAAATCGAAAAAACGATTGCTGCTGTTGTCCAATATGTGATGCAGATAGAGAAAGTAGGAGTTAATGATAACTTTTTTGACTTGGGTGTAAATTCACTACTCATTATAAAAATTTACAACAAGATTCGAGAAGAATTGCCAGATGAGGTACAATATATCTCATTGATTGACTTGTTTAATTACTCAAGCATTCGTGCTTTAGCTAAGCACTTAGTTTTTTCCCAAGCTCCTTCTTTACAACAGCCAGATACTAACTTGGAGCAGAAAATACAACAGGGAAAAACTCGCCTGAAGCAAAGATTTCAAAAATCAAGACTAACGACTCGCTAA
- a CDS encoding type I polyketide synthase has product MNFKHNGLEIAIIGVSGRFPGSGNIAQFWENLFNGKESISVFPDSGKNPEANGFNKEIKAAALLEDIELFDASFFGFNPREAEIIDPQHRLFLECAWEALENAGYDSEKEERPIGVYAGVGTSTYLLYNLFPNKVRETLGYFPTLLAYDKDYASTRVSYKLNLKGPSVSVGTACSSSLVAVHFACQSLLSGECDMALAAGVSVKAPQNEVTLCPEGISPDGHCKAFDARANGTIGGNGIGVVVLKRLEDAIADRDYIYAVIKGSAINNDGAVKVSYTAPSEEAQARVIRAAQIMAEVEPETITYIETHGTGTSLGDPIEIAGLKQAFSTDQKGYCAIGSVKTNIGHLDAAAGIAGLIKTVLALDKKWLPPTLNFETPNPQIDFENSPFYVNTKLTEWKANGTPRRAGVSSFGFGGTNAHVILEEAPTVQPSATSRPWQVLMLSAKTSSALETATSNLVEHLKQHPELNLADVAYTLQVGRREFEHRRTVVCKDIEDALVALQDPKRVLSGLQETSDRPIAFMFTGLGTHYINMAWELYQIEPTFQKTIDRCCELLKPLLGLDLRDVLYPTKNEASASSQPTQAIAGVPQSGIDLRKMLGRNAEPIDEATQKLNQTHLTQPAIFVIEYALAQLWMSWGIRPTAMIGYSIGEYVAATLAGVLSLEDALTLVTKRAQMIQELPGGAMLAVPLSEEEVRPLLGEKLSLSAVNGSKLCVIAGTPDAVDELASQLTEKGLACRRLQTSHAFHSQMMEPIASSFTELVTTVSLNPPKIPYISNVTGTWITAAQATDPSYWTQHLCQPVLFADGVNELWKQQQPILLEVGPGQTLSSLALQCLESEQVADKVVLPSLRDAYTQQSDLAFLLNALGQLWLSGIQIDWSKFYAEEYRERVPLPTYPFERQRYWVDSPQAGQTVSIDQASLEKKLDIADWFYIPVWKQSMPPVPLEVGSLAKQKSCWLVFVDECGIGSQIAARIENEGQDVISVRVGEQFDQVSEWEYTINPQRKEDYHSLLKKLDFLDKIPSTVIHSWSITSHEQIPSGVELFEEAQHLGFYSLLFLTQALSKQRITIPLRLWVLSNSMYAVESTDVSYPEKITLLGLCKVIPQEYSNITCQSVDLVLPKLGSWSKDKLIDQLLAEITGKSSDLVIAYRANQRWRQVFEPVRFDNPVESPKQLRQGGVYLITGGLGGFGLTLAKYLVQTVQAKLVLTGRSALPPKEEWEQWLANHEQQNRVSTRIRKIQELEDLGADVLVISADVANEIHMRRVITQTEKRFGKLNGVIHAAAILDQDKIINSILDTSYTESNWHFQAKVYGLYTLDKVLQDREIDFCILMSSMGAIFGGTGFASYTAANLFMDAWVHRQNQLGNSNWCSVNWFHYEDAFLALRGIAPDPRKIEVFHEQVVEIFKRLLSNRLIPQVAIWQSDIETEVDKLIKHKSSQYPEKVKGSEATPSLYPRSNLRTTYVVPSSEIEHRIAQLFQEFLGIDKVGIHDNFFELGGNSLIATKMFLIIRQELQVEIPLISLFQKPSVAELALFIEEIIIREIAEITEEDAQKLMREITSK; this is encoded by the coding sequence ATGAACTTCAAACATAACGGATTAGAAATTGCAATAATAGGTGTTTCCGGACGTTTTCCAGGCAGTGGTAATATTGCTCAGTTTTGGGAAAATTTGTTCAATGGAAAAGAGTCTATTTCAGTTTTTCCAGATTCGGGAAAAAATCCTGAAGCTAATGGTTTTAATAAAGAAATAAAAGCGGCTGCATTACTAGAAGATATTGAGCTATTTGATGCCTCGTTTTTTGGGTTTAATCCCAGAGAAGCGGAGATTATCGATCCACAGCATCGTCTATTTTTAGAGTGTGCTTGGGAGGCTCTGGAAAATGCTGGCTATGACTCTGAAAAAGAAGAAAGACCGATAGGAGTGTATGCGGGAGTAGGGACAAGCACATATTTGCTTTATAATCTTTTCCCCAACAAGGTGAGAGAAACACTAGGATATTTCCCCACTCTACTTGCTTATGATAAAGATTACGCATCCACCCGAGTTTCTTACAAATTAAATCTCAAAGGGCCGAGTGTTAGTGTTGGAACAGCTTGTTCCAGTTCGTTAGTTGCCGTTCATTTCGCCTGTCAAAGTTTGCTCAGTGGTGAATGCGACATGGCTTTGGCGGCTGGGGTTTCAGTTAAAGCTCCCCAAAACGAAGTAACGCTGTGTCCGGAAGGGATTTCTCCCGATGGACATTGCAAAGCGTTTGATGCTCGTGCCAATGGGACAATTGGCGGCAACGGAATTGGTGTGGTTGTCCTCAAGCGACTGGAAGATGCGATCGCAGATCGAGATTATATTTATGCTGTTATTAAAGGTTCAGCCATCAATAATGATGGTGCTGTAAAAGTTAGCTACACAGCCCCTAGTGAAGAGGCACAAGCGAGAGTCATTCGAGCCGCTCAAATCATGGCTGAAGTTGAGCCAGAAACAATTACTTATATAGAAACACATGGAACCGGAACGTCTCTGGGCGATCCGATTGAAATTGCTGGGTTAAAACAAGCATTTTCAACAGATCAAAAAGGTTACTGTGCAATTGGCTCAGTGAAAACCAATATTGGGCATTTGGATGCTGCGGCGGGGATCGCAGGCTTGATTAAAACAGTTTTAGCTCTCGACAAAAAGTGGCTACCGCCGACGCTTAACTTCGAGACACCCAATCCTCAGATAGATTTTGAGAATAGCCCGTTTTATGTCAACACTAAGCTTACAGAGTGGAAAGCTAACGGTACTCCCCGTCGCGCTGGAGTAAGTTCCTTTGGTTTTGGTGGAACCAATGCCCATGTCATTCTCGAAGAAGCGCCAACTGTGCAACCGTCTGCAACCTCCCGCCCTTGGCAAGTGCTGATGTTATCTGCCAAGACGAGTTCAGCTTTGGAGACGGCGACAAGCAACTTGGTTGAACACCTGAAACAACATCCTGAGCTTAACCTAGCTGATGTGGCTTACACCCTACAAGTGGGTCGTCGAGAATTTGAGCATCGGCGAACGGTTGTTTGCAAAGATATTGAAGATGCTCTAGTCGCACTGCAAGACCCCAAACGGGTTCTCTCCGGTCTTCAGGAGACGAGCGATCGCCCCATCGCCTTCATGTTTACTGGACTGGGAACTCATTACATTAATATGGCTTGGGAGCTTTACCAAATTGAGCCAACGTTTCAAAAAACAATTGATCGCTGTTGCGAGTTGCTCAAGCCTCTCCTTGGTCTCGATCTGAGAGATGTACTGTATCCCACGAAGAACGAGGCTTCGGCAAGTTCCCAACCAACCCAGGCGATCGCAGGTGTGCCTCAATCGGGCATCGATCTACGCAAAATGCTTGGTCGTAACGCAGAACCGATCGATGAAGCCACTCAAAAACTGAATCAAACCCATCTTACTCAACCGGCAATTTTTGTTATCGAGTATGCCCTCGCCCAGTTATGGATGTCGTGGGGAATTCGTCCAACGGCGATGATTGGCTACAGCATCGGTGAGTATGTCGCGGCAACTTTGGCGGGAGTATTGTCTCTGGAAGATGCTCTGACTCTTGTGACAAAAAGAGCGCAAATGATTCAAGAGTTGCCCGGTGGAGCAATGTTGGCGGTTCCCCTCTCAGAGGAAGAGGTACGTCCTCTCCTAGGAGAGAAACTGTCTTTGTCTGCGGTGAATGGCTCAAAACTCTGCGTAATTGCCGGAACCCCAGATGCTGTGGATGAATTGGCTTCTCAGTTAACTGAAAAGGGCTTGGCTTGCCGACGTTTGCAGACATCTCATGCCTTCCATTCCCAGATGATGGAACCTATTGCCTCTTCCTTCACTGAACTGGTAACAACGGTCAGTCTCAATCCCCCGAAAATCCCTTACATATCCAATGTTACGGGAACTTGGATAACAGCAGCCCAAGCCACAGACCCCAGCTACTGGACGCAGCATCTATGCCAACCTGTGCTATTTGCCGATGGGGTGAATGAGTTATGGAAACAACAGCAACCGATTTTGTTGGAAGTGGGGCCAGGACAGACATTGAGTAGTTTGGCATTACAGTGTTTAGAAAGCGAGCAGGTGGCAGATAAAGTTGTGCTACCCTCTCTTCGCGATGCCTATACTCAACAGTCGGATTTAGCGTTTTTGCTCAACGCTTTGGGTCAGTTGTGGCTATCGGGAATTCAAATCGATTGGTCGAAGTTCTATGCCGAGGAGTACCGCGAACGTGTCCCATTACCGACTTATCCCTTTGAGCGCCAGCGCTACTGGGTTGACTCTCCCCAAGCGGGACAGACTGTGTCCATAGATCAAGCCTCCTTAGAGAAAAAGCTGGACATAGCAGACTGGTTCTACATTCCAGTCTGGAAACAGTCGATGCCGCCTGTTCCGCTTGAAGTGGGTAGCTTGGCAAAGCAAAAGTCCTGCTGGCTGGTATTTGTCGATGAATGCGGAATAGGTTCTCAAATTGCGGCAAGAATAGAAAACGAGGGTCAAGATGTCATCAGTGTAAGGGTAGGAGAACAATTTGACCAAGTTAGTGAATGGGAATACACTATCAATCCTCAAAGGAAAGAGGACTACCATTCCTTACTCAAAAAACTTGATTTTTTGGACAAAATTCCCAGTACTGTGATTCACTCGTGGAGTATCACTTCTCACGAACAAATACCATCAGGAGTAGAGCTATTTGAAGAAGCTCAGCACTTAGGTTTCTACAGTCTGCTCTTTCTTACGCAGGCTCTCAGTAAGCAACGGATTACTATTCCTCTTCGACTTTGGGTGTTGTCCAATAGTATGTACGCTGTAGAGAGCACTGATGTGTCATATCCGGAAAAGATAACCTTGTTGGGACTGTGTAAGGTCATTCCCCAAGAGTATAGTAATATCACCTGCCAAAGTGTTGATTTAGTACTGCCCAAATTAGGAAGTTGGTCGAAGGATAAACTAATAGACCAACTCTTAGCAGAAATCACTGGAAAGTCATCTGATTTGGTAATCGCCTATAGGGCTAATCAGCGTTGGCGGCAAGTATTTGAGCCTGTAAGATTCGATAATCCAGTTGAGTCTCCCAAACAATTGCGTCAAGGGGGCGTGTATTTAATAACAGGCGGATTAGGAGGATTTGGTTTGACACTAGCTAAATACCTAGTGCAAACTGTACAAGCCAAGCTTGTATTGACAGGACGTTCAGCATTACCTCCTAAAGAAGAATGGGAGCAGTGGCTGGCAAATCATGAGCAACAAAATCGAGTAAGCACCAGAATCAGGAAAATCCAAGAATTGGAAGATTTAGGTGCTGATGTTCTCGTCATCAGCGCAGACGTGGCGAATGAAATCCACATGCGAAGAGTTATTACGCAGACTGAAAAGCGATTTGGCAAGCTTAATGGGGTGATCCATGCAGCTGCAATTCTCGATCAAGATAAGATCATTAATTCAATTTTGGATACAAGCTACACCGAATCTAACTGGCACTTTCAAGCTAAGGTGTATGGACTTTATACGTTAGATAAAGTTTTGCAAGACAGAGAAATTGATTTTTGCATATTGATGTCCTCAATGGGAGCTATCTTTGGAGGAACAGGGTTTGCTTCCTATACTGCGGCTAATCTTTTCATGGATGCCTGGGTTCACAGGCAGAACCAGCTTGGTAATAGTAATTGGTGTAGTGTAAATTGGTTTCACTATGAAGATGCCTTCTTAGCCCTTAGAGGTATAGCCCCAGACCCAAGAAAAATTGAGGTTTTTCATGAACAAGTTGTGGAAATTTTTAAACGTCTTTTATCTAATCGTCTAATTCCTCAGGTTGCTATCTGGCAGAGTGATATAGAAACAGAAGTCGATAAGCTTATTAAGCATAAGTCTAGCCAGTATCCTGAAAAAGTAAAGGGCAGTGAGGCAACCCCCTCTCTGTATCCGCGCTCAAACCTGCGGACTACCTATGTTGTTCCTAGCAGTGAAATTGAACACCGGATTGCTCAATTATTCCAAGAGTTTTTGGGAATCGATAAAGTAGGTATTCATGACAACTTTTTTGAATTGGGCGGAAACTCTTTAATAGCAACCAAAATGTTTCTAATAATTCGCCAAGAACTACAAGTAGAAATACCTTTAATTAGCTTGTTTCAGAAACCATCTGTAGCGGAGTTGGCTCTGTTTATAGAAGAAATAATCATAAGGGAAATAGCAGAAATAACTGAAGAAGATGCTCAGAAGCTTATGAGAGAAATTACCAGCAAATAA